GAAAGCCTCGTGCGTTCTCCGCGACGGGTACGGAACACTCCAGGAACTAGTCTGGTGCAGCGAGCAGGACAACGCCCTAGCAAAGGAGGCCTCGTCGTGAAGCCGATAAGTGACAGCCGTAGCGCGGCTAACTACTGCAACTTACCAGACGCCCACATCGTCACGGAGAATTCCCCCTCCAGAGTTTTTATCTGCACTTGCTTCTGTTCCCATTTCCTCGCCCCGGCCTCCGAGCTGCTCAGATAGCTCTTTTTCCCGGCTTTCTTCCCTCCCGAGCCGCCGCCTCGCTTCATCCGACCCATGGAGCTCTTTCCGGCTACAGTCACCAACGTCTGCTCGATGTACTCGTCCTCCACGCCGGGGGCCGGCACCGGGATGAGGATCTGGTCCTCGAACCCCCCGCCGCCGTCCTCCGTGTGGAGGTCGGAGTCATCCCCGCCGACCACCTCCTCGCGCGTCTGGACTAGGATAACCTctggatggtggtggtggtggtggtactgGTGGTGGATGGATCCCGGGTCGTCGTCCAGCGGCTGGAGCGCAATCATGGGCtggacgtcgtcgtcgtcgtcgtcctcctcctcctcctcgtcgtcgtcgtcgtcctcgtcgtcgtcgccgaCCACCGTGGTCTCGATTGTCTCCACCGGAATGGTCTCCACTTCTATCTCGTGGAGCTCCACAATCTCGGTCGGCATCTCCGAGCCGTCCGACCCGATGTACAGGGTTTCTCCGGTTGCCATGTCGAAGTCCTCCAGCTTGCCTGTCTCATCAACGCCGCGTTTATGCACCTGTTTTTCGGGTTTTCGGAACCCCGCCGCGGCCGCGTTGACTCTCacacgcccccccacccccagctcCGGATCTCGCTCCGTCCGACTTCGCTGCCTCTTCTTCGGCTCCAACTCTCGCCACTCTTCCGTCCCGCGGCAGATCTCGCCGCAGCTTTGCAACTACGTCAGGAAACATCGCGAGACGTGGCTCGGGAGGCGGACGTTGTCACGgtactttgtttttcttgcattttgcaaaaacaaaacaaaacactcatattgacgggtaaaaaaacaaaaataatttatatatttacatatttatgtaGAGAAACCTCCCGAGATATGTGTTTATAATACTTATATTGAGCACATAAATATGCTGTTTcttccaaaagtattttttaatttccacaTTTATATATTGATTCTGGGCCCACATACCTCATGAAGGTCCTAAATACTCATATTGAGAACtcaaatgtggtttttttttatatacatatccgcagtcatgtatttatttacatcaCTATGTAGCACCCATATCCGTAAATAGTTCACTTTGGGTTGGCATCAAGGCAATGAAAGAAATTCTGCAaatataagacaaaaaaataagacagtCAGCCTTTTTTATCCAAGACATTGTTCAGTTTTATTTGGATTTCAAAACTTGGTGGAAGTTTTTCTTCTGCTCAACAAGAAAGCACTTTGATCATAAAGAGAAAAGAATGAACAATACTTGGCAGctgatatatattttagaattatTGCCAATATGATCACAAATACTCTGgtgtgttatttttattatttttttacttttagtgGTTGTTGTTGGTGAAAAGCTGCTTTTTGCTGTTTTGgtctaaataattttttttatgagaaagATTTGTATTGCGTGAATAATATAAAAGGAAATGATTAAccaataaagctaattctgattgATAAAACGTTCAAGATGAGAAATGTGAATGTCTGAATTCCAGGCAACCGTTGAAACTAAAATGgaatataatataatttgaCCTCCAGCCAACTGCTACAGAAAATGGTTATTGgattatttttcagtctttgtgACCCTTCAATAAAATTTCATTAATGAGGAATATGATAgcaagtgtatatatatatatatatatccatccattttctgagacgcttatctgtacgagggttgcaggagcactggagccaatcccagctatcatcgggcagaaggcagggtacaccccgaactggttgccagacaatcgcagggcacatagagacggacaacagtcgcagtcacagttacacctaggggcaattttacaATCTTCAATtggtgtatgtttttgggatgtgggaggaaaccggagtgcctagagaaaacaaACGCAGGCACAAAGAGAACaggccaactccacacaggcagggccgggatttgaaccctggtccccgaaactgtgaggccaacgctctacagcatGACAGGAAGCCGATTTTAGGTCAGGTGTCACCAACCATGAAGTGCTACATGCCCTGTTTGCGGAAAAAACTCcttatactttacaaatatataaatacttgaTATTATacgacattattttaaaaacataatttatGTAAGAAAGTCAGATTCAAATTTTAAACCACAAATACTAATAATTTATGACCTGTCCCAATCCTTAGAGCATGCCTCACGGGCGCCTTCAGTGGTCCTCGTGGACAACGAcgcgcccgcgggcaccgcacTGGTGACCCGTTTTAGGTGTTACTGGGCACCGCCCGATAAGCATGGCGGaggcagcccccccccaaaatagcTGTTGTGGTGCTCTacaaaaaacagagaaaatgatacatacatatatatattgatatacacatttttatttttttttcaagtgttcaTGAACTCCTGGACACAATAAaactatttgaacatttttcacatttttcaggcCCAAGACAGAGGAGAAATCAAAGACAAATATAAAGAAGGGGCAGTCCCTTCACAAACGCGGCGCCTTGCAACAAGTCAACGCACGCCTCCAAAAACACGGCGGCGCCTCGACGTCACGGTTCGGGCCCcaactcctcctcttcttcctcggATGAGCGACATTATGTCGTGCTCACTCGACTGAGTCTTATGGCTGTGGaggaccaaaaacaaaaacacaatactgTAAGTCCAAAAACACatgaaatacataataataGTCAGAAGGAACAACACTTTTAAATAATGTGCCtgattataaataaatacaattatgaaatatttgtaattgACAGCTATTTGGTTTCAAGTTGGTTGAACGCTTAGAATCTAGtcttaggcaaaaaaaaaaaaaacttgacggTAGACACTCATGACGATAATCAGCCCAATATATTGTTTGAATAGTCAGTGTAATCGGACTATATCACATTAAGCTTGCATTATTGACACAGAGGGAAAAAAGGTCAATTTTcagcttttaaaaatataaattttccAATACTAGCACAATATAATATTAAACAGCAACGTAACGCCATTTGATTGATTAGTTTGAAGTTTGCTGCCTATCTAATGCGATTAATCTGATCAATACAATTATTCACCATCAAAAACATTAAGAATTAGGAAGTTCGTCAGTcaatataaatgtgtattttttaaattccttaaCTGACTTTATTGAAGTATAATGTATTGCTGTTCAACGCGTAGATTttcacatttactttttttggaAGTGATTATTCAACATCCAGATAATGCCGAAAACGCCACCCAGCGGTCACAGTTTGGCATTGCAACCGATAAGGGGACACTAAAGCCGGTGCAGTTCAATAATACACTACGAGAAGGTATTAGGACCACTCTGGGGGGTGAATTAAAGCtgtagacttaaaaaaaatcgtAAATCGTAGCGATTAAagtgtattttattgaataGTCTATTtcttgcggcacggtggatcagctggtaaagcgttggcctcacagttcagaggacccaggttcgattccggccccgcatgtgttgagtttgcatgttttccccgtgcctgcgtgggttctctccgggcactccggtttcctcccacatcccaaaaacatgcaacattaattggagactttaaattgcccctaggtgtgattgcgagtgcggctgtttgtcgtcTCGACGTGCCTTGCGatcggccggcaaccagttcaggggtgtaccctgcatccagGCTCCagcgtgaccctcgtgaggataagcggtaaagaaaatggatggataaatagtcTATTTCTTCATGCAACGCTgtaaaaattcaatttattcaCACAATGTTGCAACTTCACAATGAGAAtgtaaaacaaagtaaaagtactaagtatttttgtacttttatgaCTTAATTGCAGTAAAGggacaaccttttttttcttggaaagatACCACTTCCATctaatactgtaataaaaacAGTGGCCATTACACTACTTTATAGCACATAGTTTAAATAAAGATCGTTTGACGATAAaatgaatagaataaaaatgcgtacttaaataaaaatgactttaaaaaaaatactgattgtttttttatatcGAGTGAAGTGTTTCTCACCATCGATAATTTCTTCCTTCACTTTGTGCAACTCGCGGAATACTTCTTCCAAGATTTCCTAAAGGGACACacaaatcaattttattttccgCTTTATATTAATTTGTAGTTTAAAAAGAACAGCGTACCTGTTTCATTCTGTCCACGTCTATCGAGTCTGCGTCGTTGCCGCTCCCCGCAGGCCGTCCTCTGCGTTGTCGTCATGAAAGCATAAAGTATATTCAACATTTTCTCCGCCATTGTGCATCACATTTGCACTCACCTTGGAGCCATGGCCCTATCCACAGAGTTGGCTCTGTCCCACGGCCTTCTTGGAGCATCTATCTCAAAAAGTTGCATATGGTAATCCAAATGAAGTATTAAGCATCTATCTGACATCTCCCAAATACTTCAATCAAAATGCAAGATATCGAAGTGAGTCTAATGCCAACGCTAGCCCACCTATGGCGCTCTGACCCCCCCTGGTGCTGGGCGACGAAGAATTTTGGTCATCCTGATGGAAGACACACACGTCACagtgttttaattttattttcttactgTATATTTAACCCCTTTTGACACCACAGTGACAATCTATACAAATATTTGATGATTATTATAGGAGGATGACGTGCACACTCACACTTTGGATGTCCTCTGACTTCTCTGGCGCTGCTTTTTTTCTAgtagaaagggggaaaaaataaattccaaagaatgtcaatgaaataaaaattgtagGTACCAGTTTAAAGAATTTATGAGCTCTACAAAaggtattatatattttaaaatagttttaaattTTACGTGTACACTATTTGTAACTTAAAACATGTATTTTCTATAttcctttattttaaaataatttaatatgaAACTACAATAAGTGTATTTaataaatttcatatttttaagtgCACACTATTTGTAacttgaaatgtattttctatattcctttattttaaagtaattaaatATGAaactaaaatgtgtattttaaaattatttcacatttttaaaaaatatactttatttttatatactaAATTAAAAGGAGATATGATGCCAGTTCCATTGAAATCTTATCTAAAAAAATACTAGTACATTATAGGGTACTGACTGAGCCATATATGGTAACAACTCAAACTTCAAACCTCTCTAGAAGTCAACCAAAGTGAAGACAGTTAACGACaatatgatacatttttttttttgctgtgcctGACCTGCGGGCCAAAAGCGCGTTCATCTCCTCCATCAGTCCTCGGCTGCCGCCGCTCGTCCTTTTGACGTCGTTGGTTTTGGCGCTGGACGAACTGGGCGAGCTGGAGAAACCCTCCTCCGGCTGGTGAGAATAAAGAGTGACCGagagaaatcattttaaaatttgagcACTCTCTTATAACCGCTGATGTGGCTTTGTTCAGAATACACCAGTCACATTCATGTCAAGCACATCTGCCACCACCTAAAGTGCCTATGATGAACCCAAAATATAGTTATTAATAAAGTTAAACTAATAAGTTGTCTCGACCTTGAGCGCACGTCTTCGGTTATCTGGTTCTTGTTCACGCTAATTATCTgctccttcgccagatcgttgtaccTTTTCGTCACGTTCCCACATTACCTTGTCTCGTGTTACTGACTTCTCGGAGGATTGACCCTGCCCACTTCGCCTGCCGATTCCGTTACTGTCACTTTTCTGGACTGGCTTCCTGTGCTCCGACCCTGAACTGAATTAACTTCCTGTTCAAACGGTACCTGGCCTCCAGAGTCGAGCACCTTGGGTTCAGCCTCAAGTTCTGCTCATGATAAAAGTGTTAAATACACTGAAAATTATGTAAAATTCCCACAATTAcgaatcttttttaaaattttatttacaaataatattttaacataATATATTCATTTAACTGATGAAAAAATTCAattagcgaaaaaaaaaaaaaaccctgctatGTTAACACATCCACAAGAACAGGACTTGTCAATACGTAAGATTCGAAGGCCTTCTAGGGACCGGCCATGTGTGGCAGCCTCTCAGGTGAATAATATTTATCTTATAATATCATTATTAACATCGGCGGGCCTCACCCTCTGGACGTGCCGCAGTTTGGCACCAGCAATCATGGCGGCAAGCCCCATCTGGGTTGGCGGCTCATCCCTGTGGCCGGACAGCGGGGGAGGCAggggcggcggcggagggggTGGCGGCGCCGGCGGGGCCCTGCCAGTGGGCGTCGGGGGTCCCGCaggtggcggcggcggaggcggaggTCCCGCAGCCATGCTTCCGGGGGGGACTAGGACCCGGGGTGCCACCGAAAGCACAGCGGGGTGGCCTTGGAAAGGAGAACCTAGTAGGAAGGAGAATAGCAATGGGGAGTTTACGAGCGGCAATTTTGCTTTAAGATGACATCATCAGTGTGAGACGTCACTTACCCGAGTTGGGGGAGTGTCGCTCCCGCTCCTTGTAGGCCTgcatctgctgctgctgctccatcATCTGCCTACAAGAACACGCGATATTCTTCATATGGTGTGTAGTACTCCGTATAAACATATTGGGACACATACAAGAAGtgaaattaaaagaaaacaagtcAAGTGTCTGAACCTTTACAGAAAAGAAATGGACCTCAAACATTGCCCTGAGGAACTCCTTTGTGCATCGCTTTGGAATACCGTCTTAAAGAGGTCATCAACTTGATAGAAAATTAATACAGGCTTTAAACAATTCCCCATTATGACTGTCCGACGTCTTCACTGATTGGCCAGCGGAAATCACATGGTTCCTACTACTCTATCCTGAGGCGTCCCATTTGGGGTTTTtacaatgtaccgtaatttctcaagtataatgcgcacctccaaagttgacaaaaaaaaaatcaagacaacccttctaccaatgtgcaatgcgcaccaccaatttgctgctatccatatgctcaaaatattaggaattatctgtatttttattttgctagtttgtacttgtattgtttccccccaaaaaagaacagtctgtacaacaatcattaataattttTGTGCATGTAATGATGCAGCTGCAATATGTATCTCGGGACacgccacaggacacgcttgtcatgtaattgtcagaacagaatccctcaacaaaCCCACgggcagttgtttctgatgtttggtgcagcaGCAataaatatgctacgctaacgatcgtaaaatgcaaaacgtctccgaggaggtcagagttcagagtTCAAGTTGGTGGCGAACATCAATGGAATATATGTAAAATTTATATGGCTAcccttttttaaccactctatctatgtacctgtatatgactataaaatgtgattgtatttttttatttttcatccacacctaaatataatgcactctattgacGTTTGGAAAATatctttggaaaaaattgcacattattttcgagaaattatgTTATATATTTGTTGTGTTGCTGTTATTTAACCGAGCCGTCAGTACATCTGAGTTTCAAGTACATGCGCGCAACATGCATTCAGACACACCGTCGACTCCACGCAAACACGAGCTCACACGAGAGCTCGCGTACGCACGCGTCGGACGAATCCACTGCAGCTCGCGTCTTTGAGTTCACGCGGAGTTCAGCTCCTGCTTTTGGAGACAAGTCCCTCCCACGTTTTTTGTcggtgtttgttttaaatatactaAAGAGCCGAAAACTGCACTTTAATATAACAACA
This genomic window from Syngnathoides biaculeatus isolate LvHL_M chromosome 23, ASM1980259v1, whole genome shotgun sequence contains:
- the evlb gene encoding enah/Vasp-like b, with the translated sequence MSEQSICQARASVMVYDNTSRKWVPIKPGQQGFSRINIYHNIPSNTFRLVGVKLQDQQACAQVVINYSIVKGLKYNQATPTFHQWRDTRQVYGLNFASKEEATTFSNAMLFALNVLSAQDGGPPLQRQVQNEPSSEEMEAQRSRQMMEQQQQMQAYKERERHSPNSGSPFQGHPAVLSVAPRVLVPPGSMAAGPPPPPPPPAGPPTPTGRAPPAPPPPPPPPLPPPLSGHRDEPPTQMGLAAMIAGAKLRHVQRPEEGFSSSPSSSSAKTNDVKRTSGGSRGLMEEMNALLARRKKAAPEKSEDIQSDDQNSSSPSTRGGQSAIDAPRRPWDRANSVDRAMAPRGRPAGSGNDADSIDVDRMKQEILEEVFRELHKVKEEIIDAIRLSRVSTT
- the yy1b gene encoding transcriptional repressor protein YY1b isoform X1, with the protein product MATGETLYIGSDGSEMPTEIVELHEIEVETIPVETIETTVVGDDDEDDDDDEEEEEDDDDDDVQPMIALQPLDDDPGSIHHQYHHHHHHPEVILVQTREEVVGGDDSDLHTEDGGGGFEDQILIPVPAPGVEDEYIEQTLVTVAGKSSMGRMKRGGGSGGKKAGKKSYLSSSEAGARKWEQKQVQIKTLEGEFSVTMWASDDHQDIDHESVVEEQIVGENSPPDYSEYMTGKKLPPGGIPGIDLSDPKQLAEFARMKPRKIKEDDAPRTIACPHKGCTKMFRDNSAMRKHLHTHGPRVHVCAECGKAFVESSKLKRHQLVHTGEKPFQCTFEGCGKRFSLDFNLRTHVRIHTGDRPYVCPFDGCNKKFAQSTNLKSHILTHAKAKNNQ
- the yy1b gene encoding transcriptional repressor protein YY1b isoform X2, with the protein product MATGETLYIGSDGSEMPTEIVELHEIEVETIPVETIETTVVGDDDEDDDDDEEEEEDDDDDDVQPMIALQPLDDDPGSIHHQYHHHHHHPEVILVQTREEVVGGDDSDLHTEDGGGGFEDQILIPVPAPGVEDEYIEQTLVTVAGKSSMGRMKRGGGSGGKKAGKKSYLSSSEAGARKWEQKQVQIKTLEGEFSVTMWASDIDHESVVEEQIVGENSPPDYSEYMTGKKLPPGGIPGIDLSDPKQLAEFARMKPRKIKEDDAPRTIACPHKGCTKMFRDNSAMRKHLHTHGPRVHVCAECGKAFVESSKLKRHQLVHTGEKPFQCTFEGCGKRFSLDFNLRTHVRIHTGDRPYVCPFDGCNKKFAQSTNLKSHILTHAKAKNNQ